In Brachionichthys hirsutus isolate HB-005 chromosome 20, CSIRO-AGI_Bhir_v1, whole genome shotgun sequence, the genomic stretch AACGTCATTTAGTTTCTAAATGTAAATCTAATTTCGTTTTGTGCGGGTTTGCATGcgcaaaaataaagcttccgTCTTAATCCTTCTCGGCGATTTGCATTTCTGCATGTGGAAGTGGGCCATCATGACAAGAGAGCAGGTGCAGTAACATTTTAATTCCGTCACGGAGATACTTGATCGATGCAATTACCGGGAAAGAGAACGAAAACAAGACATTTCAGATATTGGTGCAAATCCCATATTAGAGGGcacaactgcaaaaaaaaaaaaaaaaaatgttatctAACAAACTCAACAAAATAATGCAGTGTTTTTAAGTTTAGCATTTAGGCTAAATGTGGAGAGTTTTCTGCAGACAGCTGAAATGATTTGCGCAAGGCCTCTCACGCCGGAACACTAGAAAGTCTCACGCGACTCTGGCCTCTCGTGCAGCCCCGCGTAATATACAGACACTGATACAGACAAAGACCCAACCTCGAATCCCAACACTCCTATGGAACAGGCAGAggaaacctctctctctccgaacCACAGCGATGCAAGGCGAGAAGACATGCCCATGGTGAAGGCAGAGGCGGAGGCGCACACAAACTGGCCAAAAAAGGTGACTGCAAACATGTTGGGGCTGGCACTGCCAGTTTTTATCCAAGCACCAATACAGTTAAAGGCTGCTCCAACAAGGACAACGTCCCGGATTCCCCTGGTGTCCAGAAGCCATAGCACGGGCAGGATAAGAGGGACGTACGGGGCACAGTAGACCATGGACAACCAGTCGATGGCCACATAGTTAATATCATAGAAGCGCATGAATATGTTGCTGATAATGCTGTACTGAAGCCACATGAAGGAATTCCAGCACGAAATGGTGCAGAAGAGGAACAGCATTAGCCACCGCCGGCGGTAAAGCTTGGTCTCAGCCTCGGGGGCCAGCTGTGCCGGGTGACTGGGTAAAGCCTCAAAGTCCACGGGTGAAGCGGCGGAGACGGCGGCGCCTGACAATCCCGGGCTCCGCTGAAGAGAAGCAGGGCCCACAAAAGGAGTCTTTAAAGCCTCGGCCCATGGCCGGCCATGAACCTGGAGTTCAGAGTCTTCAGAGCCACCGTTCAAGGTACCGTTTTGTTGCATTTTAGCCGTCTTGAAATGTCCTTATCAGTCTCCTGTCCTTGCGTGGAAGAGGCAAACCGGACGGCAAGCGCAGCCGCCGTCGCTGGAGTCTGTTCACAAGTCACTGCACATGCATTCAGCCCAGCCATGTGATGTTTAATGCAGGAATCTCCACCCCTGTTTCGTTGTCAAGGCAGTTTTTTGTGCGTCGGACCCCGGAGCAGTCACGGGTCAGAGACAGGGGACGGGGCTGTTCAGCAAACTTAGAAACAAAACCGGGTTCGATTGCAAGCCAACAACGTCCATGAATGACTGACAAAAGCTAAAGGTCTGAAGGACGACATGGAAAGTCAAACACACAAgtagaaaaaactaaaaacttaCATTTGACTATATTAAAGAATAAATAGAAACAGTCAGATCAAATAATGGCAGCCTGACAATGACCAGGAGACGTCACTCAGAATAAATCCACTCCCTGAAGACACCACCGTTCAGACCGTCTTCAGTCTTTGGTCTCGCTTGACGCCTGAACCCGACAGGTAAAGCAGGGCGTCACTCCGTTCCGCCCCTGTGACAGCTTGGGAGgcagcatcagcatcaaaaCAGGCATCTGTGTGTGCTCCACCTCGGAAACAACGCAAAGTACTGAATCCCAACTTGCTCCCTGGGTGCTATAAGGGCAGTCTGCTGCTCCTCACGGATGGGTTGATGTTGTGTTATGTAcgccccacgatgcgctggcgacacaccCGCGGCGTACCCCCGACGCTCGCCCGTAACCAGCCGGGAGAGTCTCCAGCAACACCAGTGACCCACAAagcagataaagcggctgtaggcGAGACGATCGAGGTCGTCTTCATCTCCAAGAACGTGGATGGACgggtgtgtttttgtacaatTAGATGTGACTATATTTAAACATGACAACGGAGCTGTCTGACAAGGGCCAACAGCAAACAGGCGGAAAACGGAGGTGCAGACGATCAGGAAAAAGAAGCAGTCAGAAAACCCACGGTGGAGGGAAGAAGCCAAGAGGGAAAAGACGGACGGTGAATCTGACGTCTCCTCTAAATCCCATCATTCGTACAAATGTTGTTTGTACATTCAACCGGAACCCATTTTCTGTCCAACGGAAGCTTTACCAGAGACATCTGAGCCGAGTCGCAGACTTAAGCTGTAAGCGGTGTAAAATAAAGAAGCATTggacagtacacacacacattggtgcagtgggtagcgctgatGCCTCACAGCACGAAGgtggagtttctatgttctccccgtgtctgcgtgggtcttaggtgtgagtgtgagcatgAGCGGGTTTTTGTACTGGAAACtagtccagggtgtaacccccccccccccgcccccacacacacacacattcagatgGGATAGGCTCTAGAATAACCCGTGACCTGGATACAGATTAGTGGCTGAAGATGGCAGGATTACAATCGTCTAATAATTCCATTAATATGAGCCTTTTATGTACACAgatttgtttcacatttcatgCTGATGCGTTTTTGGGCGTCATAAACTTGCTCAGTCTTAGATGACTAATTCAGACCACAGTCACTGCAGTGAACCTCATGTTGAGTTGATATTTAGTGTGTAGTTGTGTACAATACAACAGTCACAAAAACAACCGACACGGCAAAGTGTTGGCGTGCAAGGGTCACGATGCAGAGATGAaagttattatatatatataatatatattatttatatgtatatattatataaggTCACCCGggattattatatatatatatatatatataatatatatatattctgcgAGCTTTCTTTACTGACATTATAATTACATTCCATTTTATTGATGAATAAAACGACTTTGTGTgtaagagagggagaaaaacgGATGGAGAGAGTACAAAGATAGTTCATGAGAAAACTCTGAGAGTCTGTGgcaaaaagataaaaaaaataaaaataacaatggAGTTTAACATTGCAGGGAGCAGAGGCCTCCTGAAGTCTGGTCCCAGACTCGCCCCTGACATCACTGGACAGTTTGACTACCAGCTGTCTGATCATTGACCAGAGGGCAGCCTACCTGGTTCCCGAAGACTCCGATGGAGCAGGCGGTGGACACCTCCCCCGAGCCGAACCACACCGACGCGATCCTGGACGGCATTCCGAGGATGAAGAGCTGCGCGAAGGAGCAGCACAGCTGCCCCAGGAAGGTGACGGCGAACAGGTCCGGCCTGACGCTCGCCACCTTGACCCAGGTCCCGGCGCAGTTGAGCGCCGTGGCCACCAGCGCGATCACCCGCAGCCCCTTTTTGTCCAGCAGCCAGGTCACCGGGAAGATGAAGGGAATGTACGTCAGCATGTAGATCATGGACATCCAGTCGATGGTAAAGGCGTCCACGTGGTAGAACTTCATGAAGATGTTGTTGATGATGCCGTACTGGATCCACTGGAAGGAGTTGCACAGCGAGTAGGAGCTGAACAGCAGGACGATCATCCAGCGGCGCTTGTACAGCCGGGTGGGAGCTTGCGCCTTGACGCACGGCGGCGCGTCCCCCGCGCCCAGCTGGAGTTCATCCTCATGCACTTTGGTGCCTTCTAAAGCTTCTTCCTCGCTCATGTTGAGCTAGGACCTCACAGCGCGTAACTGGaagtcttctcctcctccttcttctttgtCGAGCGGCTACCAAATGCTGAGCGATCAAGACAAACATGCCGGCAACTTCATTGTTTATCTAAAAGCCGGAATCAAACCGAACCACGTGGTTTAAGTCTCGTTATTATCTTACGCGACGGTGGCAAAATGTCAGATCAGCGGTATGGAACGCTCGGGCGCGTAAAATCGCGTAAAATCTTCCACGTCGGTGGAACAAAACACACGGAGATGGTGCGGATTCAATACGTACAGAtccgtttcctttttttttgtttgtatccAACCGCGGCTGCGGAGCGTGGAGCACGTGTTGGAGCGGATCCGGTGACCGTCTACCCGGAGCTGAAACCCACGTCGCTCATGCGCAAACTAGGGCGGAGTTTAATCCATCGGTCTTTCGTGTTGTCTGACTCTGAACGGCTCGTAAAGGCGTCATAATCCACGGCGACTTTATTAAATGTCTGCCATGTCTTTGGTGTTTATATGGATTGCGATATTTGGTCGGGTTTGAACGACTGCAGCTCgtgtatttaattaaaatgtgttctttgttccgccacagtaattattattacaatgtATTTACGCGTGGGAGCCCCCCCACGGGACGCAAAGCTTCTCAAGCAAGCTCAAGAAGAGGATTCGTTGCCCTAAAAGAAAAGAATCGCACTTTGGGTTTCCCTTTTCCCCCACCCCCAATGCAAGAAGTGAAGCGAGGGGGGACAGCAGCGCCATCTAGAGTCGGCCTCGTGAAGTGCAGCGACCCACATGAAGCACTGGAGGGCGCAAAAACTCTTCatcatatttaataaatatcagtgctggattttgttttttccagtaCACAAGTCaagacacttttctttttctttttttttttttttggtacatCAAACCTCGTTTTAGAATCTTAACTTTAACATTCCTATTTGTCCACAAtcaaaatcatttcaaaaagctcctgagcagaaacacattcataaaACACGAGAAACTCAAAATGTCAAGTTGACGGAGGCGGACTGAGCGATTCACAGCAACGACTGCATCGCCTGAAGTGTAAACATGGACTGGCCAACGGGATCATCGATGTCATCAGATAAAAGCAAAAGAGACGAAAAAGAAGCAACGGAAATAGTTTCGAATACTGTTTTGAACATTTACAAAAACATCtaatttcagcccccccccctttctccctgAGGTCAGTCGTGTTCGCAGCACATCCCAGAGGTCGTGCTGCTCAGTGCTGGTAGTGTGGTACAGTGATGTGCTGGTGGTGGTAGCTGATGTGATGAGGAGGGTAGAGAAGGTCGGGGGTCTGAGGCGTCAGGCCGGTGCAAAGGGGCTCGTGGCTGCTCAGCACGGACGACAGGTACTTCGCCTCCTCTGTGAGCTGCTTCACCTCCTTCCTCAGGGCTgcgttctccttctccaggttCTCACTCTCctgggaaacacacacaggcaggaaggcgGTTTTGCCGTCAGGTTGGATTACGTGAGAGTTGGACACGACCATGAATTTCAATCGCCTGTTTtagtgcgctgctgcatttatcGGAGCTGACATGGGATGTTTACACACAATCATTAGCCTCAGAGGCTGAACCCTTCAGTTTAATAGCAAGCTATCAAAAGTATGAAGATGGGAGCTGTGGCGTCATCTTATGTGGGTTCAGATATATGCcatgatgtaataataatatatttatttatttatttttattcagacttttaaaaagaaacacacaacatatacataaactcgcaaaataataataataatgttagtTCATAACCAAATAAGTGGATCAGTCTACTTCATCCCAACTCACAAAACTGAACAGAATTTAAATTCATCTGTCCGAAAAGGAGTGGGGAGAAGTAAACACTTCTTTGACTTTGACTCAGTGTTGTGTTTTTCAGAGATCTTTGGACTTCTGGTACAATCATCAGGTAAAAATGATGCTTTGCCCATATTTTTGGCTTATGACCAAATACCCACAGAACTGATAAGCAAACTGCACTTTAAATTTAATGCTTATTAGCAGATGCTAAGAATTAAGACAAGATCGTAAATGTAATAATCCCAGTCTGATTAACAGTAGCACAGCATATGCCTGTTagtgtgttagcatgctagctccGAGCAGCACCCAGCTGCAGGCTGGGAGCCAATGCTTGAAATTCGCTTTAGTCCGCGTTAGCCTCAAAACGCAGGCAGTTTATTCATCTCAGAGATGGGGTATCCGTGGCAACTATAGTCTCTtacagttattttttttataacacaaagacaagtcaaacaataaaaatgtcccTTTAAAAAAGTGTTATTCTTTAGGTAACTGTGATGAAAACTCAACGCTGTTTGGGCATTAGGAAAAcataaaaagctttttttttaatctacagCATGCCTCAGCTGCTGTTTTTCTAAAAGCCCATTAAAATCAGCATACTAATTATGATTCAGGCTTACAGCTTTTAGATGTAAACCACCTCTGCTATAACCTGGCAAAGTCGTACATTGCGAAGGACGGAGGTCCTTTTTACCAAATAATGCAtcttgtctgtgttttttttttttgcattgaacatCAAACTTGAGATAATAGAACAAATTGAGCAtcgaaaggtttttttttcttctgtgtggGAATAGCAGGGGAGAAACCGTCCACTTTGATGAAAAGGTTATCACACCTTGGCCTGTCGATCATAACACTGAGCTGTGTGTCTTTACTGTCACAGAACCTTTGGGCAAACCCCTGCGCTTGCGTCATCCAGTACATCTAATACAAGCCCACTACTTTTACAAGAAGTGACTGCATTTTCCTTCTCTCCTGCCCACAATATACAATTTCAATCTCATTTAGatggaaccaaaaaaaaaaaaataaagaaagaaaaaatactactgaagaaacaggaagtgagccaCGTGTTGTCGAGAGGGAAAATTCATCTTCCTGTTTATCTAAGCGAGACGATGAAAGTCAAACCGCAGAATAGCTCTGTGATCCCCTGGTGTTCTCTGTCGCTCTGTCGCGGGGTTGAAAGGCATTGATAATACATGCTGTtcatgagaagaagaagaaaggacgGGTCTGCAGCTGCCCACAGTGTGGCTTTTCCTGAGGTCATCTGAGAACGTTCACAGAAGCGTGGTGCTCAGAAGGGCATTGTGGCGACAGCAGCaggtgtcgtgggtgtgggttAATGCAAGATCGCGCCGTCATAACAGATCTCCTTAATGTCTGACCAGGATAGGGCTGAGTTACATCAAGTTCTTCATCAGACAGCCaaatcaataaagaaaataaaactgaggAGGCAGGCTCTTATGCTGGAAACCAACTGTTGCATGAACAATGGTGTCACCGGACAAAGCAGCTGGCCTGTATTTTATTCTGGTGCTGAATTCTgctgtagataaaaaaaaaggagcgatTTGCCCACACATGCTAATTTATTCCTTAAGCTTGtaaacacacagagcagcatcCAACTGTGCAGCGCAACAGAAGCCATGACACATTTGCCACATGGTCAAGGTCGAATCTTTTtcttaaataaagtttaaaccCACTCGCACAAGCTTGATTCTGAATTGTGATCTGCATAACGGCACAATAAAGCTATTGACAAGGCTTGCTTTTGTGTGAAGTAAACCTGCaggtttatatttatatataactAAAGAGTGATTTTAAGCAGCGGGCAGTCTGTGATGCTGTCGATGCACGAACAcgagaagggtgtgtgtgtgtgtgtgtgtgtgtgtgtgtgtgtgtgtgtgtgtgtgttgcagagagagaaatgtcCTCACCAAGTGCAGGCTGTCTGCTTTCTGAGTTTGTCTCATCCTGCTCTTCTGAGCAGCGATTCGGTTTTTTTCCCGCCGCATCACCCTCTTTGCATCATCCGAGGAGctctgagaacacacacacaaatggctgAGGGTTAACCGTGTGCCATGAAGTGACAAGCAAGCGGATAGGAGTTTCCTGTAACTGACGCAAACCAACGGTGTTGATTAAGGTCAAGGCTGCTGTGCCTTGTGCACGTCTTCCGCGCCTCCTTGAGAGTTTGGCGTGAGAAATCGAAGCGTCGTCCTCTTTTCACGGCAGAAGATGGTTTTGAACTCGCCGTCTCATGAGAAGGGCAGTGCCAGGGAGTGTGTGAGTCACCGGTTAGGTCGACCACACACCCCGTTTCACGTCCTGAACGTCGGCTTTCTTGGTATCGGAATAACTAATCTCGTTTGAAAATGCTGAGTCAGTTGCACACCTTTGAGAACGAACTGCCGAATATCTTTTCAATTAAGACTGACACACCCAAGACAGCGTTTACAGCTGATATAGCCTTATCGACTTAAAGttttggaggaaaaaaacacCCCGGGAATAATTTGGTTTCCCACCATGCAGTAGTGAAGTTCGTCCCATGTGAAACCATCCACCAGTGAGGAGGATGGAGGCTCACATGCACAGAAACAGGACAGAAGCATGCTCAATTTTATCAGTCGCCCTTTTCCCCAGCTGCTCGGGTGCCAAAGGCACATCATCGCAAGTCAGAGTCGAGCTAACACTTGGGCGAGTCATGCCTGCAGCCCCATGTGTGCCAAAGAACACCCTGAGAAGCGCCAGCAAAGGCAGAATTTGTGTGTCACCGAACACCGCAGCCCGTCAGACAGCTTGCTTCACCGAGTTCAGCGCATTCGCACCGGGTGAAAGTCAGATGTGAGCACATAAAGCTGCTGAGACAGCACAAATGTTGTATACTCACCGGTCTGCTTCCAGGAGATGGAGACTTGTAGCTTGTGTCATTGCTGTCAGAGCCCTGAGCCATAGCCAGCCGCGGCAGCTGAAACTAAGTGTCTGTGTCCACTTGTGctttgtgtatctgtgtgtggtgtgtgtgagagagagagagagagagagacagaaagcatGAAAGAGAACGTCCGTGGAGCAGAACGAGAACAATTTGGCTTAATGAGTCTCTTTcgtccctcttttctttccctttctgTCACTCCTCCTTCTATTTCACTTGCTTGCTCatgctctcctcctttctcttagtctctctctctctctctctctctctgacataCCGTGAGACTTGCTGTCTGCCTAATTAGCTGTATCTGATGTGGCTTCTGGTAAGAAAGTAGCAGGGTAAGTTGCATTAGACTGGAAGTCACATGTCTGATGGAAAGTTAAAGGTCATGCGAAAACTCCAGAAAAAATAACACACAGATGAAAATGGTTGTCGTATTCTGGAATATGAGATGTCATGAAAAACACAATGTGAAAATGTGTAAATCCTCCTTTAACCTAAATTCACTTGAATACAgatatttatgtaaatatatatatatattaaataaatatgcttaTTGTGAATTACATGTCTGAAAGATGTGAAGGCAtgtttatcattttttttcttctaacaCTCAGGAAGTGTTCGGGAAGAGAGGAAGCGGTGGAATTCTTCACCGTCTCGCCTGAGCTTGGACTTCCGTTCCTCAACAGTCCAAGTTCTCTTCGGTTTCATGTGGCGGCAAAAAAGTTTTGTCGGACTTTTAAATACTGACACTGGTGTGAAGCCTTGGTATTCTCTTTCTGGAAAAGTTGGGGGCCATTCCTGAAAAGGGCGTTGTCTGGATGGaagcatgcatgtttttttttttgcagactgtATGTAACTTTTGGCATTCATGGTGCAAGTTGCACAAGCCGTGGGAACCGACACGCCGCCCGCCGTCACAGGTGCCGGCTTTCTTCGCATGGTACAGTTTTAACCAATCAGATTTTCTCCATCTTTGCACATGAGTGAGAATGCCCcgtttatttattctgcataaACGTTTTTGGACTGTTGCTTAAATAATTAGTTACCGATGATGCACCTTTCTACCGAAGCTTTTTGGATTTTGACCATTTATGAAATGAATGACTTTAATATTTACTACGTTATTAAAAGGTCAAAAACCTTTCTGAGTCCATGTTTGAGTGTGAACTTGGATCCTCATCATGAACTGCTTGTAGCGTAACAGATAAAGGAAAACTAACTTTGTCCCaaagactctgtgtgtgtgtctgatgtgtgtgtgtgtgtgtgtcttgatgCAAGTATGTCAGGCATCACTGGCCTTggctcttcctctttctttttacaGCCGTGTGGAGCCGATCTAATGTTTCGACCAAATCCTCTAGAGACACGGATCCTAAAGCTCCACATGGATGACTGGTTTGTGAATACTCACCCTGCTTCATGCTAATTTTCAGACCTGAGCTGCGTTCACAGTCACACCAGCTGCAAAGTTGAGAGCTTTTGGCAATGATGAGTGCTCACGGGACTCCCCGAATGCCACCAAGAattccctctttgttttttgttctttaagtCTGCATCATTCTGCAGGGAATACATTAAGAAACGATACAATTTGGGGTTAAATTCCGTGAACACAGGTCATAGTTTTTTATGTTACGGACTTGGAGCTATAGGAATTATTTAGGTTtgtaaaaggacaaaaacacattattgaaaataaaaaataaaaagggaaataCTGCATTGGTGTAGGGAAATGCTATAAAGCAatccagaagaaaaaaatcattccCTCATGCAGAGGGAACCTAACTGCAACcagcagagcatcatgggaaggtaaacaaaaaagttacattttttCCACAGATGTCTAGAGCTGCATTCATAAGGCAACCtacatttagttttttattCTTCCTCGGAGTGTCAAAAAAGTAAACAGCACtagattattatcattatagacAGGATAGATCTGTAGATTCAAATAGTAAATTATTGTATACTATCCTGTAGTATTACTATTGTGAATTAATAACACAGTAATGagctgtatatttatttatagaactataatgcaaatataaaattCTGCAAGAAACTGTTATGAATTCTTTGCAGGTGaattatagtgtgtgtgtgttttttttttctccagtgtGATTAAAATTCTGTGTTTAAGCTCAAGCAAGAAAACATTATATACATctatatatgtgaactcttatTTTCTTGCTTGCCCCATCACGAGGTGACATTTGGAGATGCAACAACAAGATTTtcttgtgaaaaaagaaaaaaaagagaaaagaatcaGGACTAAGACAGCTTTGCTTGGCAGAACAAACCtcccacacaaaaacatgttccACCATCACAGGGAATTTTGAAGAGCTTAGGCAAGGACAGACATTTCTAATGCTTGGCATTTAACGGCATCCAAAAGAGTTGAGATTgtaaaaagagagagcgagagagagaacacGGAGGAAAGCTGATTAGTCACATTCTGCTTCAACAAGacacaaatacaatacaaatacaaatatagaCAAACAAAACCCGGTAAAATATTTCACTTAGAGCAGCTTAATTTCCAAAAACCTCAATGACCCTAATTCGCCTTAAAGCAAAGAAGTGAGGAAAGtaaggaagaagccagagatgaaaatggagCTGAAAATCGACGGGAGAATTATTGTCATATCATAATAATCATCATTGCCATTATTATAATGCAAATTATATTGTTATAATATAATTGTTACTGTGGCGACACCACCAGGACTTTACTTTGCTCTTTTTCTCAAACGCATTTTCATTCTATTATCTAATTACTGTCGATTGAGTTGATTTTAAATTGGTTTAGGCCTGTTTTGCTCATTGTTTTGGTTTGAAGTATTTAAAACGTTGTTGAGGATG encodes the following:
- the batf gene encoding basic leucine zipper transcriptional factor ATF-like, yielding MAQGSDSNDTSYKSPSPGSRPSSSDDAKRVMRREKNRIAAQKSRMRQTQKADSLHLESENLEKENAALRKEVKQLTEEAKYLSSVLSSHEPLCTGLTPQTPDLLYPPHHISYHHQHITVPHYQH